The proteins below come from a single Saccharopolyspora sp. SCSIO 74807 genomic window:
- a CDS encoding NUDIX domain-containing protein, with amino-acid sequence MNRGISVVSLSVDRLLGHTYGQSLGDALATASPKEPATVAAVVRTHLHTATAIGDDLIRQVAADLALPPRQLADLLHTPRPLLLNPTARALIAGLRDACPDIRVVVCSNLAAADHTHANAVRDELGQLLDAAYFSCETGLAKGTGPPVFEHLARSHGVEVAEIVHVGDTLLEDVQAPLLAGARALWVHPDHARIPRVAGPDRYRAVPDLAEAICELREWMPESQPRPALPVRAAALIRDAQQRILLVRGPDDEDFSLPGGRCEAIGSDSPPTAMAREVHEELRLAVTPGKLVWAGWSEAESATGDNKIHFVFEAHIVGTSVPVPDAGEVAEICWSGHHEALRLLHPAEADRLHRIGCDRSHGWQYDTTRPLRAQGP; translated from the coding sequence ATGAACCGCGGAATCAGTGTGGTGTCGCTGAGCGTCGACAGACTGCTAGGGCACACGTACGGGCAGAGCCTCGGCGATGCATTGGCCACGGCATCCCCGAAAGAGCCGGCCACTGTCGCCGCAGTCGTGCGCACCCACCTGCACACCGCCACCGCGATCGGCGACGACCTGATCCGCCAAGTCGCGGCCGACCTCGCGCTTCCTCCCCGACAGCTCGCCGATTTGCTGCACACACCACGGCCACTGCTGTTGAATCCGACCGCGCGTGCGCTGATCGCGGGGCTCCGCGACGCATGCCCCGACATCCGAGTCGTGGTCTGCTCCAACCTCGCCGCCGCCGACCACACCCACGCGAACGCGGTGCGCGATGAACTCGGCCAGTTGCTGGATGCGGCCTATTTCTCCTGCGAGACCGGCCTGGCGAAAGGCACCGGTCCCCCCGTGTTCGAGCACCTCGCTCGGAGCCACGGCGTCGAAGTCGCCGAGATCGTTCACGTCGGTGACACGCTCCTCGAAGATGTGCAGGCACCGCTGTTGGCCGGAGCACGTGCCCTGTGGGTTCACCCCGACCATGCGCGCATTCCGCGGGTAGCCGGACCGGACCGCTACCGTGCCGTTCCCGATCTGGCCGAGGCGATCTGCGAGCTCCGTGAGTGGATGCCGGAAAGCCAACCTCGCCCCGCGTTGCCGGTTCGCGCCGCAGCGCTGATTCGCGATGCCCAACAACGCATCTTGCTGGTACGCGGTCCCGACGACGAAGACTTTTCGCTGCCTGGCGGCCGGTGCGAGGCCATCGGATCCGATTCGCCACCCACCGCAATGGCCCGCGAAGTCCACGAAGAACTTCGGCTGGCGGTCACGCCCGGCAAGCTTGTGTGGGCCGGCTGGTCCGAAGCTGAATCCGCCACCGGTGACAACAAGATCCACTTCGTGTTCGAGGCGCACATCGTGGGGACCAGCGTCCCGGTTCCGGACGCCGGCGAGGTCGCCGAGATCTGCTGGTCCGGTCACCACGAGGCGCTGCGCCTGCTCCATCCCGCCGAAGCCGACCGGCTGCACCGCATCGGTTGCGACCGCAGCCACGGATGGCAGTACGACACCACCCGCCCACTACGGGCTCAAGGCCCGTAG
- a CDS encoding helix-turn-helix domain-containing protein, with the protein MRSEASRSETSRHCARCGSKLARDNAAPVCSPCRRVPKNHQEAGPRFGDEFWAEDRLRQALAGKDMGAVVRAYRVHPAHGRKPLPQADVAKWLSITQSQLSRIESGRNRVRELDQLRHYARRLRIPPELLWFDAGDSADEPVPPKHAAVVLPGGPPVPAANVRTEPALAESLLMTLKQYITTDNLVGPRSVLPVAAEQASFANGLLAQSQGHSHRSLLYVAARFAEFTGWLDQDAGKLQEAMAWSNTALDLAHEAEDAHLASYIHMRKSNIASDAHKPALTINFAQAALRSSETLSPRLKAVALRQEAHGHAMAGDYEGCSRAIDRAFRYAADEPDDESDIARYCTPSYVEMEAAHCWVELGKPVKALATLQQGIANWHADFRRDLGLGLARLAVAHAVADQPEEAVAVARHSLTIATDTRSHRTARQLRRTSQLLADAGAHDQASQLSRTLRTTLA; encoded by the coding sequence ATGAGGTCAGAAGCCAGCCGCTCAGAAACATCGCGCCACTGTGCGAGATGCGGCAGCAAACTTGCCCGGGACAACGCCGCGCCCGTCTGCTCGCCGTGTCGGCGCGTTCCGAAGAATCATCAGGAGGCAGGCCCGCGCTTCGGCGACGAGTTCTGGGCCGAAGACCGGCTACGCCAAGCGCTCGCCGGCAAGGACATGGGAGCTGTCGTGCGGGCGTACCGCGTTCATCCCGCGCACGGCCGGAAACCGTTGCCCCAAGCCGATGTGGCCAAGTGGCTGAGCATCACCCAAAGCCAGCTCAGCAGGATCGAGTCCGGGCGGAACCGGGTGCGCGAGCTGGATCAGCTCCGGCATTACGCCCGGCGGCTGCGCATCCCGCCCGAACTGCTGTGGTTCGACGCGGGCGATAGCGCTGACGAACCGGTGCCACCAAAACACGCTGCGGTAGTTCTGCCGGGAGGCCCACCTGTCCCCGCCGCGAATGTGCGCACCGAGCCGGCGTTGGCCGAGTCGTTGCTGATGACGCTCAAGCAGTACATCACCACCGACAACCTCGTTGGTCCCCGCTCGGTGCTTCCGGTCGCCGCTGAGCAAGCAAGCTTCGCCAACGGACTGCTCGCGCAGAGCCAAGGGCATAGCCACCGGTCGCTGTTGTACGTCGCCGCGCGGTTCGCCGAGTTCACGGGATGGCTCGACCAAGACGCGGGCAAGTTGCAGGAAGCGATGGCGTGGTCGAACACGGCGCTCGATCTCGCCCACGAGGCCGAGGACGCACACCTGGCTTCGTACATCCACATGCGCAAGAGCAATATCGCCAGCGACGCGCACAAGCCTGCTTTGACGATCAACTTCGCTCAGGCGGCCCTGCGGTCCTCGGAGACGCTGAGCCCGCGCCTCAAGGCGGTTGCACTGCGTCAGGAAGCGCACGGGCACGCCATGGCCGGAGACTACGAGGGATGTTCGCGCGCCATCGACCGAGCGTTTCGATACGCGGCCGACGAGCCCGACGACGAGAGCGACATCGCGCGGTATTGCACGCCGAGCTATGTCGAGATGGAAGCCGCGCACTGTTGGGTCGAACTCGGCAAGCCGGTCAAAGCGCTGGCCACGCTCCAGCAGGGCATCGCGAACTGGCACGCGGACTTCCGCCGGGACCTCGGACTCGGGCTTGCGCGGTTGGCCGTTGCCCATGCCGTTGCTGACCAGCCGGAAGAAGCGGTCGCCGTGGCGCGGCATTCGCTCACGATCGCGACCGATACGCGGTCCCACCGCACAGCACGGCAGCTCCGTCGAACGTCGCAGCTGTTGGCGGATGCGGGCGCGCACGATCAGGCGTCCCAGTTGAGCCGTACGCTGCGGACGACATTGGCGTGA
- a CDS encoding lantibiotic dehydratase encodes MATPRRFRHADFVLVRASTDPGGLSLPRLDLHTAEDAETTGREWLTELWGRDVVRTAFGVASPALCEQIAAAVDGAKLNRRSWRSLLVSTCSYVLRWQQRPTPFGLFAGVTTAAIGASTRVVFGEQHELHRQIDPSWLHELISELESDPEVLAKASLVVNNAGTVRGDRFVVPNHSSGTAEDKPSAQVAAGLDEVELALRRTRPVDAALAAARVPIPGRMLFDQLHREFPSVPREQVATLLSGLVAHRVLVTSLRAPSACPNPAEHVLAQLDDPRRESEENDHVGDAREDLRSFFSSGSQAKTTVSEAASPARPSPPSSVDVSLDGRVTLPEPVLREAESAASVLLEVTPSPFGTAPWRDYHLRFRERYGSGALVPVRELVSDSGLGFPTGFLGAAREQGARLLTDRDAALQAMLQETVLDGRTEVALSEELIEQLSVGDHRDLTPPERVELAFTIHTTSTEALDQGRFRLWVTGAPVPTSSMAGRFAAVLDEHARQQLSRTYPTGDEVMVAQLSFPPRRIANEAVTRTPDLLPWLLPIGEHPPELGADSARLLHLDDLAVTASSAQFFLIHRPSGKPVHPYVPHALETTIYTPPLARFLAELPIARRAVFGPIDFGASRTLRFLPRIRHGRSVLSPARWLLHATDLPGPRAASTEWEQALKRWRERWRVPAHLLLVEGEQRLPLDLDEPTQRSLLRVRLHRAGKAELREAGDPARRGWTGRACEFLVPLTASPSPSAPPVSRKVVVRDDSVGSPARNDGAFPGTSSLVLSKLEGPPQRFDTILTEHLPNLRQHLGDEIQRLWFRRHHDTTRPDSDHSLQLWLRLTSADRYGSATTCLAGWAEDLRASGLLAQVSFETAWAQPGKYGDLSAAERVFAADSAAALAEISYAEQLQLPRPAVAAVSMVDLATALASDAEKGWEMVIASLPQQTGPLDTALRERALGLARHLQQDQPHVRNDAVQAAWAARREALETYRAQLDRPPESVLRALLHEHFRRTIAVSREQEETTNRLARAVALQALALTQRGVG; translated from the coding sequence GTGGCCACGCCGCGCCGTTTTCGTCACGCCGATTTCGTACTGGTTCGAGCGAGCACCGACCCGGGAGGGCTGAGCCTGCCGCGGCTGGATCTGCACACCGCCGAGGATGCCGAGACGACCGGCCGGGAATGGCTCACCGAGTTATGGGGGCGCGATGTCGTACGCACCGCCTTCGGTGTCGCCAGCCCGGCGCTGTGCGAGCAGATCGCCGCCGCAGTCGACGGCGCGAAACTCAACCGCCGCTCCTGGCGCAGCCTGCTGGTCTCGACGTGCTCTTACGTCCTGCGCTGGCAACAGCGCCCCACTCCTTTCGGCCTGTTCGCCGGAGTGACCACCGCGGCGATCGGCGCCTCCACGCGCGTCGTCTTCGGCGAGCAGCATGAGCTGCACCGGCAGATCGACCCGAGCTGGCTCCACGAGTTGATCAGCGAGCTCGAATCCGATCCCGAGGTGCTGGCGAAGGCATCGCTCGTGGTCAACAACGCGGGCACTGTCCGCGGCGACCGATTCGTCGTCCCCAACCATTCCTCCGGTACCGCTGAGGACAAGCCCTCGGCGCAGGTGGCCGCTGGGCTCGATGAGGTGGAACTGGCGCTGCGTCGCACTCGCCCGGTCGATGCCGCACTTGCTGCTGCGCGCGTCCCGATCCCGGGACGAATGCTGTTCGACCAACTACACCGTGAATTCCCGTCGGTTCCGCGTGAGCAGGTCGCGACGTTGCTCAGCGGACTTGTCGCGCACCGCGTGCTGGTGACCAGCCTCCGGGCTCCATCGGCGTGCCCGAACCCTGCCGAGCATGTTCTCGCGCAGCTGGACGATCCCCGCCGCGAAAGCGAGGAGAACGATCATGTCGGCGATGCTCGCGAGGATCTGCGCTCCTTCTTTAGCTCGGGATCGCAGGCGAAGACCACCGTGTCCGAAGCCGCGAGTCCGGCTCGCCCGTCACCTCCGTCCAGTGTGGACGTCTCGCTCGACGGACGGGTCACGCTGCCGGAGCCCGTGCTGCGCGAAGCCGAGTCGGCGGCCTCCGTCCTGCTCGAGGTGACTCCGAGCCCGTTCGGCACCGCCCCGTGGCGCGACTACCACCTGCGGTTCCGAGAACGGTACGGCTCCGGTGCGCTGGTACCGGTACGCGAGTTGGTATCCGACTCCGGGCTCGGTTTCCCAACCGGATTCCTCGGCGCGGCCCGCGAACAAGGGGCTCGTTTGCTGACCGATCGCGACGCCGCCCTGCAAGCGATGCTGCAGGAGACCGTCCTCGATGGACGGACCGAAGTCGCCTTGTCCGAGGAATTGATCGAGCAACTCTCCGTCGGAGACCACCGCGATCTGACGCCGCCCGAGCGGGTCGAGCTGGCCTTCACGATCCACACAACCTCGACCGAGGCCCTGGACCAGGGACGGTTCCGGCTGTGGGTCACCGGGGCTCCGGTGCCGACCTCCAGCATGGCCGGGCGCTTCGCCGCCGTGCTCGACGAGCACGCGCGGCAACAGCTGTCCCGCACCTACCCCACAGGGGACGAGGTGATGGTCGCCCAACTTTCCTTTCCCCCGCGACGCATCGCCAATGAAGCCGTCACCCGCACTCCGGACCTGTTGCCATGGCTGTTGCCCATCGGCGAACACCCGCCAGAGCTCGGCGCCGACTCAGCTCGGTTACTCCATCTCGACGACCTCGCGGTGACTGCCAGCTCCGCCCAGTTCTTCCTCATCCACCGCCCCAGCGGAAAACCGGTGCACCCTTACGTGCCACACGCCTTGGAAACCACCATCTACACGCCACCACTGGCGCGCTTCCTCGCCGAACTGCCCATCGCGCGGCGGGCGGTGTTCGGCCCCATCGACTTCGGTGCGAGCCGGACCCTGCGATTCCTGCCCCGAATCCGACACGGCCGCAGCGTGCTGTCCCCGGCGCGGTGGCTGCTGCACGCCACCGACCTCCCCGGCCCACGCGCCGCGAGCACTGAATGGGAGCAAGCGTTGAAAAGGTGGCGCGAGCGCTGGCGGGTTCCCGCCCACCTGCTCCTCGTCGAAGGAGAACAACGCCTGCCACTCGACCTCGACGAACCGACCCAGCGCAGCCTGCTGCGCGTACGGTTGCACCGAGCAGGCAAGGCGGAGCTTCGCGAAGCAGGTGATCCTGCACGACGCGGCTGGACGGGACGCGCGTGCGAATTCCTGGTGCCGCTCACCGCTAGCCCGAGCCCGTCCGCGCCGCCGGTCAGCCGGAAAGTCGTCGTCCGCGATGACAGCGTCGGCTCGCCCGCCCGAAACGACGGCGCCTTCCCGGGCACTTCATCGCTCGTCTTGTCCAAATTGGAGGGACCCCCGCAGCGGTTCGACACCATCCTGACCGAGCATCTCCCGAACCTGCGCCAGCACCTCGGCGACGAGATCCAACGCCTGTGGTTCCGCCGCCACCACGACACCACCCGGCCTGACTCGGACCACTCGCTACAGCTATGGCTGAGGCTGACCAGCGCCGACCGCTACGGGTCCGCTACGACATGCCTGGCCGGATGGGCCGAAGACCTGCGCGCGTCCGGGTTGCTGGCCCAAGTCAGCTTCGAGACCGCCTGGGCACAACCCGGCAAGTACGGCGATCTGTCCGCCGCCGAGCGGGTGTTCGCAGCCGATTCCGCAGCCGCACTTGCCGAGATCTCCTATGCCGAACAGCTCCAGCTGCCTCGGCCTGCGGTGGCTGCGGTGTCGATGGTTGATCTCGCCACAGCCCTCGCGTCGGACGCGGAGAAGGGCTGGGAGATGGTGATCGCCAGCCTCCCGCAGCAGACCGGTCCGCTCGACACTGCGCTGCGCGAGCGCGCCCTCGGCCTTGCACGTCACCTACAACAGGACCAACCGCACGTCCGCAACGATGCAGTGCAGGCAGCATGGGCCGCGCGCCGCGAAGCGCTCGAAACGTACCGAGCGCAGCTCGACCGGCCGCCGGAATCAGTACTCCGAGCGCTGTTGCACGAACATTTCCGGAGGACCATCGCGGTTTCCCGCGAACAGGAGGAGACCACCAACCGGCTCGCCCGCGCCGTCGCGTTGCAGGCGCTCGCGCTGACCCAACGAGGTGTCGGATGA
- a CDS encoding lanthionine synthetase C family protein, which produces MNRQHFAAPGNAKHAELLSVMATPLTEPATGQAELAQSLSRGAAGIALWHLERSHHDVPEARPLLHQWVRAALASPISSAETAGLHAGLPAITFLLHLAEPVLPEYRPAITEFDQHLRRLAHRRVDVALERIRHGRPAGFAEYDLMRGLTGIGHLLLHHQPGTDALARVLDYLVRLTKPLTVDGETLPGWWVDHAPDQLLPTPGGHSNLGIAHGITGPLAVLAHAARRAITVDGHYDAIDRICAHLDHWQQDNAGPWWPYWIDHHDYARGCLTSHQPGRPSWCYGTPGIARAQQLAGLATGDTTRQHAAETALLACLNDDSQTDLISDMGLCHGWAGLYLTAARTAHDGATPGLAALLPSLAQQLVQHAEATPPPELGLLDSATGVALALHAVTTGVPISGWDQCLLIS; this is translated from the coding sequence ATGAACCGGCAGCATTTCGCCGCGCCCGGCAACGCGAAGCACGCCGAACTCCTCAGCGTCATGGCGACGCCCCTGACCGAACCCGCCACCGGGCAGGCCGAGCTGGCCCAATCGTTGTCTCGCGGAGCCGCTGGCATCGCCCTCTGGCATCTCGAACGCTCCCACCACGATGTGCCCGAAGCACGGCCTCTGCTGCACCAGTGGGTGCGCGCCGCCCTAGCTTCGCCGATCAGTTCCGCCGAAACCGCGGGCCTGCACGCAGGTCTGCCCGCGATCACGTTCCTGCTGCATCTCGCCGAGCCCGTACTGCCCGAATACCGTCCCGCCATCACCGAGTTCGACCAGCACCTGAGACGGCTCGCCCACCGCCGGGTCGACGTCGCGCTGGAACGCATCCGGCACGGCCGTCCGGCTGGTTTCGCCGAGTACGACCTGATGCGCGGGCTGACCGGGATCGGGCACCTGCTGCTGCACCACCAGCCAGGCACCGACGCCCTGGCCCGCGTCCTGGACTACCTCGTCCGACTGACCAAACCGCTCACCGTCGACGGAGAGACACTGCCGGGATGGTGGGTCGACCACGCACCCGACCAGCTGCTGCCGACACCGGGCGGGCACAGCAACCTCGGCATTGCCCACGGCATCACCGGCCCGCTCGCCGTGCTCGCCCACGCGGCCCGCCGCGCGATCACCGTCGATGGCCACTACGACGCCATAGACCGGATCTGCGCACACCTCGACCACTGGCAGCAGGACAACGCCGGACCCTGGTGGCCGTATTGGATCGACCACCACGACTACGCCCGCGGGTGCCTCACCAGCCACCAGCCGGGACGGCCATCGTGGTGCTACGGCACCCCAGGGATCGCCCGAGCACAACAACTCGCAGGACTCGCCACCGGCGATACCACTCGGCAACACGCCGCGGAGACAGCGCTGCTGGCCTGCCTGAACGACGACAGCCAAACCGACCTGATCAGCGACATGGGGCTATGTCACGGATGGGCCGGGCTGTACCTCACGGCAGCGCGAACCGCCCACGATGGAGCCACCCCGGGCCTCGCCGCACTTCTGCCTTCACTCGCACAGCAACTCGTCCAACACGCCGAAGCCACTCCGCCTCCCGAACTCGGCTTGCTCGACAGCGCGACCGGCGTCGCCCTCGCCCTTCACGCCGTCACGACGGGCGTCCCGATATCCGGATGGGACCAATGCCTCTTAATCAGCTGA
- the fxlM gene encoding methyltransferase, FxLD system — protein MSTSSEQVPDDSLEPDVSPAAEATQIQRARAAMVQRLWELDALRSERVAEVFATVDRHVFAPGVPVAEVYDATTAVRTKWDEHGSAISSISAPQIQAFMLEQADVRPGMRVLEVGSGGVNAAMLAELVGDTGHVTTMDIDPEITGRSRKLLDAAGYPQVHVECADAEHGVPARAPFDVVLVTVGCWDLPAALTDQLAESGRIVVPLRMRGITRSLSLHRAGDHLLADSAEVCGFVKAQGLGAHQERMLLLHGDRIALRFDDDTAPADPSRLDGALGTDRADVWSGITVEAMEPFDSLGLWLASVLPGSCRLAVDPDYDRAIDSGPVMVVPEGRWFPDAYVNSHEDSFAYLATRRLDDGLFEFGAHAFGPHAGEAAEAMVEQIRAWDRDYRHGPDPVIAVWPYDAPDDALLSPDAAATTVIAKRHTSITISWPRPSA, from the coding sequence GTGAGCACATCTTCCGAACAGGTTCCGGACGACTCGCTGGAGCCGGACGTGAGCCCCGCCGCCGAGGCAACCCAGATTCAGCGGGCGCGGGCGGCGATGGTGCAGCGGTTGTGGGAGCTCGATGCGCTGCGTTCGGAACGTGTCGCGGAGGTCTTCGCCACGGTCGACAGGCACGTGTTCGCGCCGGGTGTGCCGGTGGCAGAGGTCTACGACGCTACGACCGCGGTGCGAACGAAGTGGGACGAGCACGGCAGCGCGATCAGCTCGATCTCCGCTCCACAGATCCAGGCATTCATGTTGGAACAAGCGGATGTCCGGCCGGGGATGCGCGTGTTGGAGGTCGGCTCGGGCGGCGTCAACGCCGCGATGCTGGCCGAACTCGTCGGCGACACCGGCCACGTGACCACAATGGACATTGATCCGGAGATCACTGGCCGGTCCCGAAAGCTGTTGGATGCGGCGGGATACCCGCAGGTGCACGTGGAGTGCGCGGACGCCGAGCATGGCGTGCCCGCACGAGCACCGTTCGACGTGGTGCTGGTGACGGTCGGCTGCTGGGATCTTCCTGCCGCGTTGACGGACCAGCTTGCCGAAAGCGGACGCATCGTCGTTCCGCTGCGGATGCGGGGAATTACGCGATCCCTGTCGTTGCATCGCGCCGGTGACCACTTGCTGGCGGATTCGGCCGAGGTGTGCGGGTTCGTCAAGGCACAAGGTCTTGGCGCGCACCAGGAAAGGATGCTGCTGCTGCACGGCGACCGGATCGCTCTGCGCTTCGACGACGACACCGCACCTGCCGATCCGTCTCGGCTCGACGGCGCGTTGGGTACTGATCGCGCTGACGTGTGGTCCGGCATCACCGTGGAAGCGATGGAGCCATTCGACAGCCTGGGGCTGTGGCTGGCCTCCGTGCTGCCGGGCTCGTGCCGACTCGCGGTCGATCCCGACTACGACCGGGCAATCGACAGCGGTCCGGTGATGGTCGTCCCCGAAGGCCGCTGGTTCCCAGACGCCTACGTGAACTCGCACGAGGACTCGTTCGCCTATCTCGCTACCCGGCGCCTCGACGACGGGCTCTTCGAGTTCGGCGCCCACGCCTTCGGCCCGCACGCCGGAGAGGCCGCCGAGGCGATGGTGGAGCAGATCCGCGCGTGGGACCGCGACTATCGCCACGGCCCTGACCCGGTCATCGCCGTCTGGCCGTACGACGCCCCGGACGACGCACTGCTGTCCCCGGACGCCGCTGCGACCACGGTGATCGCGAAGCGGCACACCAGCATCACGATCTCCTGGCCGCGCCCTTCGGCATAG
- a CDS encoding creatininase family protein, which yields MDVLTTATSADEAARKARVAVLPVGSFEQHGEHLPLTTDTVIACLIAQRIAEDYDLFLLPPITVSCSHEHESFPGTVSVSATTLVAMIEDIRVSLRRSDITKLVLVNGHGGNYVLSNITQQANTDERCVVLFPGGGDMNRAREHVGAVTTSHEDMHAGELETSLLLHAHPNLVGESYRRADHQADDRPHLLTLGIEHYSPSGVIGRPSEATAAKGRAILDSLSTSFAEHLALIDAR from the coding sequence GTGGACGTGCTCACCACTGCCACTTCCGCCGATGAAGCAGCCCGGAAGGCACGTGTCGCCGTGCTTCCCGTCGGCAGCTTCGAGCAACACGGCGAGCACCTTCCGCTGACCACCGACACCGTCATTGCGTGCTTGATCGCGCAACGGATCGCCGAGGACTACGACCTTTTCCTGCTGCCGCCGATCACCGTTTCGTGCTCGCACGAACACGAATCCTTCCCTGGAACGGTCAGCGTCAGCGCCACAACGCTGGTCGCGATGATCGAGGACATCCGCGTTTCCTTGCGCCGCTCGGACATTACCAAGCTGGTCCTGGTCAACGGGCACGGTGGAAATTACGTCCTCTCCAACATCACCCAGCAAGCCAATACCGACGAACGGTGCGTGGTTCTGTTTCCTGGCGGGGGCGACATGAACCGCGCCCGCGAGCACGTCGGCGCGGTCACCACGTCCCACGAGGACATGCACGCCGGTGAACTCGAGACCTCGCTACTGCTACACGCTCACCCGAACCTCGTCGGCGAGAGCTACCGCCGCGCTGATCACCAGGCCGACGACCGGCCGCACCTGCTGACCCTCGGGATCGAGCACTACAGCCCCAGCGGCGTCATCGGTCGCCCCTCTGAAGCTACCGCGGCCAAAGGGCGAGCCATCCTGGACAGCTTGAGCAC
- a CDS encoding FxLD family lanthipeptide, whose protein sequence is MAANTTTLSRTEDVDISDDFTLDFQVIESAYPLAKLSCDTDDGCGQTCSTSACNSQANNPS, encoded by the coding sequence ATGGCGGCCAACACGACCACGCTGTCCCGCACCGAGGACGTCGACATCAGCGACGATTTCACGCTCGACTTCCAGGTGATCGAGTCCGCGTATCCGCTCGCGAAGTTGAGCTGCGACACCGATGACGGGTGCGGGCAGACCTGCTCCACCAGCGCTTGCAACAGCCAGGCCAACAACCCGTCGTGA
- a CDS encoding DUF6879 family protein, whose protein sequence is MTPAHDLRDGIDQLRDELAAFRYSLFRLETLQNYSGSSEDDALAEWRRTGRIPITAELQQWCERTRHRVGQGCRIQRVHVVTEPLTDYVRFELASYAPNVQAGEDVRIIPVRGDRWPTDVQAADYWLIDARRLWMMRYSADGAWLGAEPTSDPQCIADACAQREAAIAQSISWSEYDSR, encoded by the coding sequence GTGACGCCCGCGCACGACCTACGCGACGGCATCGACCAGCTCCGCGATGAGCTTGCCGCCTTCCGCTATTCGCTTTTTCGGTTGGAGACGCTGCAGAACTACTCCGGCAGCAGCGAGGACGACGCCCTTGCCGAGTGGCGACGCACCGGCCGCATCCCGATTACCGCGGAACTCCAGCAGTGGTGCGAACGCACCCGTCACCGCGTCGGCCAGGGCTGCCGGATCCAGCGCGTGCACGTGGTGACCGAACCGCTGACCGACTACGTACGGTTCGAACTGGCCTCGTACGCCCCCAACGTTCAAGCGGGCGAGGACGTCCGGATCATTCCCGTCCGCGGAGATCGATGGCCGACCGACGTGCAAGCCGCCGATTACTGGCTCATCGACGCACGCAGGCTGTGGATGATGCGCTACTCCGCGGACGGCGCGTGGCTCGGCGCCGAGCCGACCTCCGATCCGCAGTGCATCGCCGATGCGTGCGCCCAGCGCGAGGCCGCGATTGCGCAGTCAATATCGTGGAGCGAGTACGACTCGCGTTAG
- a CDS encoding helix-turn-helix transcriptional regulator — MPGPNTPQRALLARRLRELRATAFASGSALARHLDWHQTRVSKLEQGSQRPTDDDLRRWGEAVDATAEQLDELFELAGAARIEYATFGQRYRQHGGAVAEQQATTNEDAASARIAEFQPAMMPGLLQTAAYAREVLTRPCGPASAGVADEEIDQIVGKRMERQQILYQPRPEPIRIIMGEAALHTHFGDPRTLAGQLDRLLALLGYPQVDIGVVPFTAAMPVFPLTNFLLYDDHVLIESLTAQQRLDSPDDVRAYEDFFAQLRDAAITGAQLETLLAQSSTELRKQSGVASS; from the coding sequence GTGCCAGGCCCGAACACGCCGCAGCGAGCACTGCTCGCTCGACGTCTTCGCGAGCTGCGCGCGACCGCGTTTGCCTCCGGCAGTGCGTTGGCGCGGCATTTGGACTGGCACCAGACCCGGGTGTCGAAGCTCGAGCAAGGTAGCCAGCGTCCCACCGACGACGACCTTCGCCGGTGGGGCGAGGCTGTCGACGCCACCGCCGAGCAACTGGACGAGCTCTTCGAACTCGCCGGTGCCGCCCGCATCGAGTACGCCACCTTCGGCCAGCGCTACCGCCAGCACGGCGGTGCTGTCGCCGAGCAGCAGGCGACCACGAACGAAGATGCCGCCTCGGCGCGCATCGCGGAGTTCCAGCCCGCCATGATGCCTGGACTGCTCCAGACCGCCGCCTACGCGCGTGAAGTTCTCACCCGCCCTTGCGGCCCAGCTTCCGCCGGGGTAGCCGACGAGGAAATCGACCAGATCGTCGGCAAACGCATGGAACGGCAGCAGATCCTCTACCAGCCCCGGCCAGAACCGATCCGGATCATCATGGGCGAGGCCGCCCTGCACACCCATTTCGGAGACCCCCGGACCCTCGCCGGTCAACTGGACCGGCTGCTTGCCCTGCTCGGCTACCCGCAGGTCGACATCGGCGTCGTGCCGTTCACCGCGGCCATGCCCGTGTTTCCGCTGACGAACTTCCTGCTCTACGACGACCACGTCCTCATCGAATCCCTCACCGCCCAGCAACGTCTCGATTCGCCCGACGACGTCCGCGCCTACGAGGACTTCTTCGCGCAGCTCCGCGACGCCGCCATCACTGGCGCACAACTGGAAACCCTGTTGGCCCAGAGCTCCACGGAACTCCGCAAGCAGTCCGGCGTAGCTTCTTCGTAA